TATTTGAAGTGCTAACTTCCCTCTttgtgttttaattttttttctattCAAAATGCTAAACTGTGAGATTGGAATCTTGATACTAGAAAAAATGATACGAGGTTCATTAACATGCACGGGACTTCTCCTATTTGTGTTAAGAAGATGGAGAATATGTGAAAAAtcaatgtcaaagattagactcCTAATGATCGTTACCATGTCTTACCAGTACCACATGTAGTGTTCTATCCTTATACTTTATTTAGTATAATTTCAACCCAATTTTTTCTCGAACAACATATGtctatgtttcaggagaatctCAATTTTGCAAGTTTTGTTAAATTTCTATTATGCAATACAATTTCGTTTGTGTAAACAACTGTAACATAAAAGTGCTCACTCGCTCTTGGTCACCATGTGTAATTTTTGCAAATAGCTATATTACAATGTTTTTTTTTTCTGGAAAATAGATATTACATAAGGTTTTTTTTATCCATTACTAATTTTTATCAGTATAACATTAATTGATGGGACTAATATAGGATGATGTTTTAAGGTTGATTTCAGGAGGTGGGCTGCACTGCAGGACCctaaatttatattttactaGTTTTAGGTCAAGAGTAATTAGCAAGAAAACAGAAGTCAGCCATTTCAATTAGAGTAAACAACAAAATGAGTAGTAGTCCTAAAATCATTGAAAAGTAAAGTGAATTTCAAGAGGGGGAAAATTTGCAGTGTAAATTGAGAAACTGAACTGAGAAGGGGTGTCACCAGAGAATAGATTAATGAGGGAGTAGGTAAATATTGGGAAACGGGACAAGAAACAGTTGACACAAGTACAAAGGGATGGCAAATCCTGCAAAGGATTTGATTAATTAGAGATGGAAATGCAGAATGGAGGTAAACAATGCAAGTAGAAGTGATATTGTCCAGCTAACATGGACAAATGAGCATATACGTCTATATCATAGGATTAAAGAGCATCATCCTAGTTGAGCAGCTGAGTGTAAAGTCTGACTTGCATCAAGGTCACCCAAACTATCAGTATACACCCTATGCATCTCTAATCGGAGGGCCTTATACCAGGAAAAAAAGGTGACAACGGGAGATGGTTTTCTTCTTCGATGAAATCCTGAATTGCGCCACTCGTCGTTGCCTTGGGATCTGCAACTCCTTCTCATAAACCTTTTCACCTCCATGTAATTTAGATAAACAGAACGTACACTTCTGATTCTTGTAAAAGTGAAATTACATTTACAATTATCAGGTGTAGGACCTATGCCAAATTAAAAAGCAGAGAGTAAATTAATGTATGGCAATCTTATTCTGCCCGATGTCTTCCTCCCAAGTCTACAGACAATATTTCTAGTTCTAGGAAGAAAAACCTAACTTCAGTAACAGTTAAGCTTTCACTTCTACCCTATTGGTCAGATGACAGTAATCGGTCAAGACAGCACTTTTTCCTAGCCTCCTCAAGTCACACCCATAGGTCCAAGGTCAACTCAACCAAAAATTAACCTTAATAGAACTACTAGGAGAACATTAGATATGCCATGCACTCATAAGTCAACACATACTACATAGCTCGGCAGGCAAGACCAGAGTTCATTTTTTCTTTTGATAGTTCATATGTTATTTAGCCAGAAGTTGCATCAAAGTGAGACAAGGAGCTGGTGGAAAAAATGTCACACCTGAACAAGCAAACCAACATCGAGGAGAATCAACAAAAAAAACTTAAAGATATGTTTCCAAAGTGAGGCTTAAAGTTCATTAGATAACACCATCACCTAAAAACGAAACATCCTAGAGCTGACTTCATTAGGAATACACATAAAAAGTGTAAGGGTGTATAGAAGTGCTACGGTATACATTTACAAATTAGTAACCATGGTGAAATAAGGAGAAAGCAGGCGAAAAACATAGGGTCATACATAGGGGGGGTCATATATAGAAGTGCTAAGATGTACATTTACAAATGAATTCAATCCAGAAGAAAACATGTAAAATGTTACACTTTACCCTTAACACCTCCAGGTAGTTTTTACTGTTCCCTAATCACAAAACTTTGGGCAGACAATCTATACATCCCTTACAAGTTACAGCTAAACCAACACAAGTGAGCCTCCTATATTTCCTTGTAAGCTATACAGGCACCCGTTTGCCTCGATAGCGATCAATAAACTGCAGGGTCAAAAAAACACATTATGTTAGAATATATGGCCAAGAttggttcatgagaagcatatGAAAGAGAATAATTAAAGATAAATACGTTACTGTTTACACAAGTTAAAAGTATTTCTGTGTTTCCAAGTAATAGCTCATTTAGAACTAAAGATATATCACAGGCCACATAGCACGTCTtgattaaaatataattttttttcaatttaGGTCAATTACTTATCTTCATGCTAGTCAGGAATATTAATTTTCATAATGTATAAGCATTCATATTTGGGAGAAGCGGTTACCCTTTTTTACTCGGTAAAACATGATAAACAAAAACCATCAACATGAATTTCTTAAAGCTCCAAATAATACATACCGATCTGATAAATGGCTGTTGGAACACCCAGCCTATAATTGGTATCTTCTGCACAAAAACTGCTAGTGTAGGCCAAAAACCACTGCATACACATAAAACTTTCAGCAACCAGAAACCATGTAAGCAGAAAAAATTAATTACTGGATGTAATTTCCAACATGCCTGAAAAGTATTATAAACCCGTATGTCTCTAACATCATTCCAAGTATAGGCCATCCTATGACGACTAGGAAGAAGCCTGCTCCAAAAGAGATTGTTCCCTAACGGAGAGCCATAGAGGTAAACATAAGCAAAACTAGAGTGGGAAGGAGAGAGGGCAAGGAAGTGCGAGACAGCGGGGAAGAGACCTTATAATTGCTGCGTTTCATAAAGAACTGCAAAGAGGACTGCAGTCCGATGGTCAACATTACCCCAGAAACAAATAGAATCTGATTCAGTACCATAAAGAGAAACAAATGTTAGACATGGATACAAATATGTAAATATTGTAACTAGACAAATTCCAAAGATGCAGCCACAAAAATATAAGGTTACACTTACGTTGCCCATTGCTATAAGTCCTTTATCAAAGAAGAAAACAATACCCAAAAATGAGAAGAAGATACCAAATCCTGTCAACCCGAGCCCGATCTCTGGTTCAATAAGAAAATGTAATTACTGGGTAAAAcacattatatatttatattcatAATGAAGTGTTAGGCATATTACTGCGTTACTGGTAAAAACGGAAGAGAAACATCAGACCTTATAGATCATTTTTATcttgataataaaaaaaattaaactacaGCACTGGCAAAGAGAGGCCAACAAGAAAATTTAGAAAGAACAGTACATATGGTGGAAGATAATGTAAGACTGTGACATGCAGTTTTTCACTGAAGAGAAAATAAGCAGATTAGTCAACCACCAACAAATGCCACAGTATGATTCTTTTTCTGCTGTTTGTCATGTTGATACTCTATCATCAAAATATATCATTCTGAAGCAGATCTACCCAAGAAAAAATTCTGTTTGGGAACTATTTTTTAGTGTAATCATGTGCACGGTTCAATGTTTGATGTCTGCCAATGTAAGCACCTACATCCTCAAGTGGTTATGTTTCTTTTAATCTTCGATAATATACAACAAATGCCAATGTCTCAAACTAGACAGCGGCGTAGACAATCCAACAATCAATGAAAGAGCGATCCCAAGCAGTTTTTAATCATGTTAGCAAAGTTATTGTTTGTTCGATGCTTACATATATCATGGGAATAAGGAAGTTAAATATCGATGCATTATAGATTATCTCTAAATATTACCGatgactctcaaaatcttcatgCAGCCCAATTGAATGGATTTTTGTTCAGACATTTAACAAAGCGGTCATTAATGCTAAATGTTGGTATAAAGGCCTAACAGAATAGAGAATAACTGATATAAggatactccctccgtccctttcaattgtttacattttttagagagtgtccgacacgcagtttaaggtgcatataaagtatagttctgtaatttttttttacaattttgtttttctgaataaaaattaaaacattcaacttttattcagaaaaagaaaattgtaaaaataagttacataactatactttttatgcaccttaaaatgtgTGCCGGACACTTCCTCAGAAATATAAAGGGACTGAGGTTGAGGGAGTAGTAATCTACTCACATTTACCAAAGATAATTCcctaaaaatatataattaaacaAAGATATAATCTTTCCAGTGCAGGCTAACAGATGAAGTTAAGTTTACACATTAATTACGGAAATCCCAAAACAGATAGCAACAACATACTTACACTAAAAAAAATAGTAAACATAGCCgaataattgatattaaatacACATCAATTAGCACAACAAATCTACTTTATTTGGCATTACAACTTCAAACAGTGTAGCGGAAGAGTGTAATTCAAATCCCTAGTTCTAGGCATCAATTTTGAAAGACCAAAGTTAGGGTTAGAACTACTTTGACTGCCTTTTCAATATGAAATCATTCCAAATCAACTTAAATTACAAATATTTAATTATGTCCCCCATTTAATAAAATACAACAGTAATCAAATTATACGATCATAACACGCACATAAAATAATATACAGAGAGTAAGTTACTTTTACGGTCGTTCATTATAAAAGAATATACAGAGAGAGATTAAGTTACTTTTACGGTCGTTCATTTCGAAAGACAACATGGTGGTGATTGAGGGAGAAAAAAGCGGTGGCCTGGAGAGATAAGCCTATGAAGAAGATGAGCCTATGAAGAAGAGAGATCCAGCGAGATCAAAACAACAATACATAATTCATATCAAACACTCGAATATATACCGTGATAGGATTCAAATCAATTCGTACACACACAAAACTCTAGACAGAGATTGATAGAGATGAGATTTGAGTTCTGAAATGAAGACAAAGTTTGATATTTGGGGCTTCTCCAACCAGATTTCTTTTCATCTGGGCCTAGTCCCCAATGCGAGGCCCAATTTTAAccattaaataaaaaaaaatgccAGACTTGTACTGTATTATCTGCTAGTGACCCCTTGTCATCCGTGGATTGTTTCTAACACttgatttttaataatatattttattttaagaTTATTTATTCTGCTACATTTTTTTAATAGTTGAAAATTTTGAAGAATacaataatttataataatatatgtctgaatataatataatataacatattgtgactgaaaataaataatataatataaaatattgttGATCAAATCGAACCTTGTAAAAATTGTTTGGAAGATAGGGAATATATAATAAAGAATAttaaagtttaaatataatatgTTGTTGAGGGAGATTTGAATCCTAATCCATATGAGAGAAATTTAGatattaatataataaataataatttattattacaTTTAACGGTTCTAATTTATCTGAATTATGATCTAACGGTTGTTATCTACCATACCAAACGACTGACCAATAACCAAATAGAGGGTGTTTTTCTTATAATAGTATATGATAAATATCTATTATACGTGAACAAGGGTTTTGAGCTTATTTAGTAAATTACTTATACACTCTTTAACCATATTAATGACAAAAAAGGAATTGAATTGGAGTTGGACCTATGACCTCATGGAGTGAATGACTTAATGTCACGTCTACAACCATTGTACAAATACAATATTTGATACATTTCTCAAAATCATTAACCACATTTTTAAATAGCTCGCTTATTATATTAACTTTAAAACACCCTCCTTTTGATAATTtaatatgtatattatataaacAATATGAATTTGTAATGATTACAATTCAAATTATATGAAGAATAATTTACACTaatatcatatttttaattattatctaTATTTTGTTTTACATAAGTTACACATATATTAGATCAACTTTTTTAATTGACATTCGTTAAACATATTACTAGGCTAGAAAAGAGTtcctaaaataaaattataagtAATTTATATATCATATTTCTAATTTAGATCCTTTATCAAAGATGATAATCAAAAGCAAATACAAAAAACTTTCATTTCCTAAAATTCAAACAAATAATCTGATTAGATGGAATACCATGAATTTTAAGTGTTGATCGTCTTATATGTCATCACATATATCGTCATTGTATCCACCATCCCAGTTATGAATATGATCACCACGCTTTAAAAGCGATCTAATATGAGAAGTTTCGTGAAATATTATCATATATGAATAGAATATGGTATGAAGGCGAGtgaatttaaaatataataaggTGGTAGTATGTAGACCAAGGGTGACTGAAATGAGGAGGTTGGAGATCTTTGAAAAAGTTGGAGTAAATATAAGGTCGAAAGATCGATAAAAGTGATAGTAGATCtatttaaaatatcataattaatatttaaagtaGTTAAAAATGTGAGACCTATGAAAAATATTGTCCTTGTACTTTGAGCATGGTTAACACATAAAAAAAGTTTCTTTTGATCTACTAAAACGTTATATGAGATTTTCATGAAGAGGTTTTATTAAGAAATTTATAATCTCAACTTTTGCACTCATctcataaaatttttattttacaaATCTAACATAAAAACAAACATTTAGACTAAAAAAAATTTAATCAACTAAATACAAAAATACAATCATTCAAAAATATTATAATGatctaataattttttttatattgtAGGGGTGTGActgaaaatataaaataaaatttatgaATAATTTCATGTAGACTTAATAGATGAGATGTACACTTAAGCAGCAATGCTCgtatattaatatttaaaatacaTTTTATTACCCTGTAATGATAATATCGACAACTtcttataatatatatatatatatacattggTGATTATAAGACTTTacaatcttatatatatatatatataaaaaactaCTCGATAGTCACTACACTATATATTGGCTTTCGCAACCACATTTCAAAAATTTCTTTCAAAAACGTTGTTATCGGGATATGagttcatgtctattgcaaggggTTTTAAAAATATTGCAATTGAACCGACAAATTTTGGGGGT
This Apium graveolens cultivar Ventura unplaced genomic scaffold, ASM990537v1 ctg8176, whole genome shotgun sequence DNA region includes the following protein-coding sequences:
- the LOC141704723 gene encoding vesicle transport protein GOT1-like isoform X1; protein product: MLSFEMNDRKKIGLGLTGFGIFFSFLGIVFFFDKGLIAMGNILFVSGVMLTIGLQSSLQFFMKRSNYKGTISFGAGFFLVVIGWPILGMMLETYGFIILFSGFWPTLAVFVQKIPIIGWVFQQPFIRSFIDRYRGKRVPV
- the LOC141704723 gene encoding vesicle transport protein GOT1-like isoform X2, producing MNDRKKIGLGLTGFGIFFSFLGIVFFFDKGLIAMGNILFVSGVMLTIGLQSSLQFFMKRSNYKGTISFGAGFFLVVIGWPILGMMLETYGFIILFSGFWPTLAVFVQKIPIIGWVFQQPFIRSFIDRYRGKRVPV